The Candidatus Hydrogenedentota bacterium sequence TGCGACGCGGAGAGGCACACGGGCACCAGGAGGTTGGCGCACTCCTCCCGGCGCGGGCGGATGGACCGCCACGAAACGGGATAGGGCGGGAAGCCGCCCACCTGCACGTCGCCCTCGTTCCGGGCGAAGCCGTCCGCGCCCACGTACCGCTGCACATGGTGCGAGTCCATGGTGTAGGCCGCCATGCCCACGGGGTCTTCCGCCAGGGTCTCGCCCTCGCAGTGGTGCTGGGTCATGACATATTCCGAGACCATGCGCCGCGCCTCGCGCACGTAGAGCTGGTGGGGCCAGCCGCCGTGCTCGGGGAACTCGTCGCGGCAGTTGCCCCAGCGGGCCACCTCGGTCCGGATGGCCTCCGGGACGCGCGGGTCGTTCGCCAGGGTCCACATCAGCCCCCGCTGGTACAGCAGGTGGTCCTGGAAAATCCGGTTCCGCGTGGCGTAGTCCGCGTTCGGCCAGTCGTAGTTCATGCCGATGTTGTCCGTCGAGAACCCGAAGTTGTTGTTCACATCCGTCTTGCGGTTCGGCATGTGAATCGGGTTCCAGGGGGCGCGCTTCTCGCCCGCCTCGAAATTGCGCAGCAGCAGCTCGTAGCGCGCCGGGTCATGGCCCTCCGGCTTCTCAAAAGCCGTCCGGTTCTCCGGATGGTCCGTGAGGCACATGCGGAAATTGTAGGCCTGCACCCGCGCGTCGCCCGCGCCCTCCTCCCCCGGCCCGTCGCCATGCACCCCCGGCAGCAGCCCGGACGCCGGGTTCCCCGGCTCGACATACGGGTCCACCCCCGGCATTAACTGGTGGTGTATGGCATAGGCTGTCTGCACCCCGTTCAGGGTCTCGCCGTAAACGCTGTTCGCCTCCCGCCCCACATGGAACGACACCCCCGCCTCCGCCATCAGGTCGCCCTCGTAGGTGGCGTCCACAAAATACCTGCCGTAAAACACGCGCCCGCTCTCCATGCGCGCGGCGGCGATGCGCCCGCCCTCCCTCACGGCGCCGCCGGGCCGCAGCAGACGCTCGTTGAACACCACCTCGACTCCCGCCTCCCGCAGCATGTCCAGGTATATTTTTTCGGCGACATGGGGCTCAAAGGTCCACATGGCGTCGTCCTCGGGCGAGTGGCGCGGGTTGTCATACTCCTCCGGGCGCTGATGGGTCCAGGATTCCGGCCTGCCGTAG is a genomic window containing:
- a CDS encoding FAD-dependent oxidoreductase, translating into MRKLMCAVVFVFGCAGMAGAAEPVWDLVVYGGTSGGAAAAVQARRMGRTAVLVEPGAHIGGLTSGGLGATDIGNKGVIGGIAREFYRRVREHYGRPESWTHQRPEEYDNPRHSPEDDAMWTFEPHVAEKIYLDMLREAGVEVVFNERLLRPGGAVREGGRIAAARMESGRVFYGRYFVDATYEGDLMAEAGVSFHVGREANSVYGETLNGVQTAYAIHHQLMPGVDPYVEPGNPASGLLPGVHGDGPGEEGAGDARVQAYNFRMCLTDHPENRTAFEKPEGHDPARYELLLRNFEAGEKRAPWNPIHMPNRKTDVNNNFGFSTDNIGMNYDWPNADYATRNRIFQDHLLYQRGLMWTLANDPRVPEAIRTEVARWGNCRDEFPEHGGWPHQLYVREARRMVSEYVMTQHHCEGETLAEDPVGMAAYTMDSHHVQRYVGADGFARNEGDVQVGGFPPYPVSWRSIRPRREECANLLVPVCLSASHIAFGSIRMEPVFMVLGQSAATAACLALDAGLSAVQEVDYAALRARLEADGQILAWTGPDGRRSFRVRLESLAGVVVDDTEAECSPGWLTSTSVPFFVGARYIHDANELKGELIAAYRPKALPAGKYEVRVSYSPNPNRATNVPVSIRHVGGESVVRVNQKKKPDHDGAFVSVGVYEFAENAAEVTLSNADTDGHMVADAVQFISVAE